One genomic segment of Kineosporia sp. NBRC 101731 includes these proteins:
- a CDS encoding nucleotidyltransferase domain-containing protein, which yields MTDDDFMDRVADRLMTLPGIEAVTLGGSRAQGTARPDSDWDLGIYYRGRFDPQDLRDSGWEGEASEVGGWGGGVFNGGAWLRIEGRQVDIHYRDLNVVEAQLDRAHRGEFDIEPLMFHLAGIPTYLVVAELAINKVLRGNLPEVATYPEALQRAAQDQWRSRADLHLGYAENNHVAQGRSIQALGLIAVALTEYAHAIAASRGKWVTNEKRILGDLNEIDRLVEEGGDPAHLIQAVRALPVIQQITAQRRP from the coding sequence ATGACGGATGACGACTTCATGGATCGGGTCGCGGACCGGCTCATGACTCTGCCGGGGATCGAGGCGGTGACGCTCGGCGGCTCGCGCGCCCAGGGCACGGCCCGTCCGGACAGTGACTGGGACCTGGGCATCTACTACCGAGGTCGTTTCGATCCGCAAGACCTGCGTGATAGTGGCTGGGAGGGAGAGGCTTCCGAGGTCGGAGGCTGGGGTGGTGGGGTCTTCAACGGTGGTGCCTGGTTGCGCATCGAGGGTCGGCAGGTCGACATCCATTACCGCGACCTGAATGTCGTCGAGGCCCAGCTGGACCGTGCGCACCGCGGTGAGTTCGACATCGAGCCACTGATGTTCCACCTCGCCGGAATCCCGACGTACCTGGTCGTGGCCGAGCTGGCGATCAACAAGGTGCTGCGCGGCAACCTGCCTGAGGTCGCGACCTATCCCGAGGCTTTGCAGCGCGCAGCCCAGGACCAGTGGCGTAGTCGCGCTGACCTGCATCTGGGTTACGCCGAGAACAACCACGTCGCGCAGGGCCGCTCGATCCAGGCACTCGGTCTCATCGCGGTGGCTCTCACCGAATATGCCCATGCAATAGCGGCTTCGAGAGGGAAGTGGGTGACCAACGAGAAACGGATCCTGGGCGACCTGAATGAGATCGACCGGCTCGTGGAAGAAGGCGGCGACCCGGCGCACCTCATCCAGGCCGTGCGCGCGCTGCCGGTGATCCAGCAGATCACAGCTCAACGACGTCCATAA
- a CDS encoding PT domain-containing protein: MAQPSAQPSAQPSAQPSAQPSARPSAQPSARPSAQPPEQRSAPRPARRRLSAVPLRPAAPSRPRPAPPPRLSTSPGLDVIPYFPHRFRRLGRKCRTRD; the protein is encoded by the coding sequence CTGGCCCAGCCGTCTGCCCAGCCGTCTGCCCAGCCGTCCGCCCAGCCGTCTGCCCAACCGTCTGCGCGCCCGTCTGCCCAGCCGTCTGCGCGCCCGTCTGCCCAGCCGCCTGAACAGCGATCTGCGCCCCGGCCGGCCCGTCGGCGCCTCTCAGCGGTGCCGCTGAGGCCGGCTGCGCCATCAAGGCCCCGCCCAGCCCCACCGCCCCGGCTATCAACCAGCCCAGGACTCGATGTGATCCCATATTTCCCCCACCGATTCAGGCGGTTGGGCCGGAAATGTCGGACGAGGGACTGA